A genome region from Platichthys flesus chromosome 12, fPlaFle2.1, whole genome shotgun sequence includes the following:
- the znf318 gene encoding zinc finger protein 318: MYRGRPPPRGGYPPPSDGRGPRPPRPYPAPDYRDDRSRPRPPYHHGHPEHGPPDSYRRSPPRRRYPSPGPGSHRGAEHWAGGPPRERSLSPRGPIPIDHNLVITVGNELTSGSGSASSHHHDRDFPARPEYERGRSMDRGPDRSRAKSRPRSQNRSPDRGRAKSRGRSKSRPRSQNRSPDRGRAKSRGRSKSRPRSQSRSPDRSRAKSRGRSKSRPRSQSRSPDRSRAKSRGRSKSRPRSQSRSPDRSRAKSRGRSKSRPRSQSRSPDRSRAKSRGRSKSRAFSRSRSRSRSKGRSRGRSFSKVASHGRSRSRSESSSSSSISSSRSNSGDERYKKGFKELEMARRRKELEEILSLPTKSILKKRYDSPSIQNVDSPRGLDGSNVPCVADQILQAVKGMDPQMVASVLSELGSDPQTVHHAGFDTEIKEILNLLEGAGVKTQMKAVDDIDDEEKFLYGDSEEPKPPPVSEPVRHHGLDMYGDVTEEALYGDYPQTKATIVQTFGLPPGASSHLQAPSTTEELDPKNASCSIISPDQNTAVQVSNPAQPSGTESLEEYEKIQDLLKTIGLDLGVTEISNMAARTKERLHGNKPAKAPTRRRRYSSDSSHGSQGRRRPSRSGSSSSRSRSRSWGGKRGKSWSSDDSCRKSAPNKSVKDETNVEQKITAPPPHNELLPQIPDPQTLPPHSGVPIPTYPPPQVHGMMPPNYPPPGYGQYGNYLPYMHQQWPPLYPPPNISLPPQTGSDEFPPAQQYQEPYHKLASEPEAKGSVKTLAQDREKSVSKLSSYDRKVSEEQNNESQKQKVLEEREKLKHEREVRMKKKDYLMKELERLRKQQGELLRKKRREKEGHKDPLLQEISRLQEEVMTQISNLRKEHEAAEKKRNEIDKVALILGLSPADRPRRVSKPTEDQSVPPPEKKRREAESPEGRQASSSSTLKNSAAPPSMSQRATPVSAPPATPPPEPFEYYDAGNHWCKNCNVTSGSMFDFFTHLQSKTHRKTLDPYDRPWASTSTKIIKNTPPEEKLTKPAKGSEFLQPVRGFFCLICKEFYGDAICAEEHVTTHAHNEKYKKQMYENPLYEQRRNLDRQAGLGVDTGGKKRKHDADADEKSSKYKEEKAKHKKEKKDKEKKNEDDNAALKEEKSIFKKEEEEHRLKDNKTGEDFKSTKNLEEERSSNIKKDEDENYKCNKREDKYHYSEEERGDRHRNSRAEELRYRHRNNDDERYYDRPKYGMREDDEEKYKYSKYPSDSISKYDKERDEGNPKTRREAFKKPELGKPAGKPEVTKPEPQPKPYDPPKIFCGPSPAMRAKLRKQSLEAGKPAPAVTAPTFGKFTWKKKENTLTKVAEKIAAEFIKEDEAAASLQLVCVEDSFAKSVAVAKEIAEKLGGNPPMPPPWVSNGANRGRIRPNLPAPAAVLRKTTMMGKPAPLNTFLSIRPQNTTLQGPPLKDLPLISDGLSKARSAQNALEVKSPPKPLEVSLPLPVSIQSPIEVKPAPAVSESVSTEAKPTLTQAKATPTPIKATPTQIKATPTSIKATPAQATVTPTPIKATPAQAKATPTPIKATLPQFKATPIQASSTEPEGRPQSSVAPPASSEAKPPQSMVVKIVSDVAAPGVPENEQTRTVFVKPPPFMNMTDRFPKSEKLKSNLAAAKARELFGIFYSGISQSGPSSITKSDSRADKNSPLPLPAPQGLNLQPPAETQFQPTTDVQTSPQPDSTSYSPNSQSKIKSEIQIASVWSLKSGPAPTPEETLSETPSATTQPKRTPSPQIETQSVTQIEFQIPLQTESAEPDSTPQTLLKSAQDSRSHTESNPDATPEPEPKASPKTRGKKTPPASGPVRQTRSQTRYQTRRQQQQQGQFELQSEIASGNSESAVSDPKILDTSDPDTGSQSEEGNPSEVDPQVMEITTETLGLPSDMTSLDFEYDFNFE, from the exons ATGTACCGTGGTCGGCCTCCTCCGAGGGGAGGCTACCCGCCGCCGTCCGATGGCCGAGGACCGCGGCCTCCGCGGCCTTACCCGGCTCCGGACTACCGAGACGACAGGAGCCGGCCCAGACCTCCGTACCACCACGGCCATCCCGAACACGGTCCACCGGACTCATACCGCCGGTCCCCCCCGCGCAGGAGGTACCCGTCCCCCGGACCAGGGAGCCACCGAGGCGCAGAGCACTGGGCTGGAGGTCCCCCGAGAGAG AGGTCTCTGTCACCACGTGGCCCAATTCCCATCGACCACAACCTGGTTATCACTGTTGGCAACGAGCTGACGTCAGGGTCTGGCTCCGCCTCTTCACACCATCATGACAG AGACTTCCCTGCTCGACCTGAGTATGAGCGGGGCCGGAGCATGGACCGCGGTCCGGACAGAAGCCGAGCCAAGAGTCGGCCCCGCAGCCAGAACCGGAGTCCAGACCGAGGCCGGGCCAAGAGTCGAGGTCGGAGCAAGAGTCGGCCCCGCAGCCAGAACCGGAGTCCAGACCGAGGCCGGGCCAAGAGTCGAGGTCGGAGTAAGAGTCGGCCCCGCAGCCAGAGCCGGAGTCCAGACCGAAGCCGGGCCAAGAGTCGAGGTCGGAGTAAGAGTCGGCCCCGCAGCCAGAGCCGGAGTCCAGACCGAAGCCGGGCCAAGAGTCGAGGTCGGAGTAAGAGTCGGCCCCGCAGCCAGAGCCGGAGTCCAGACCGAAGCCGGGCCAAGAGTCGAGGTCGGAGTAAGAGTCGGCCCCGCAGCCAGAGCCGGAGTCCAGACCGAAGCCGGGCCAAGAGTCGAGGTCGGAGTAAGAGTCGTGCTTTCAGCAGGTCTAGATCCAGGTCCCGTTCTaaagggaggagcagagggaggagttTCAGCAAAGTAGCGAGTCATGGCCGCAGTAGAAGCCgcagtgagagcagcagctccagctcaaTCTCGAGCAGCCGCAGCAACAGTGGAGATGAAAGATACAAGAAAGGCTTTAAAGAGCTGGAGATGGCTCGACGCAggaaagagctggaggagattcTGAGCCTGCCGACAAAATCCATCCTGAAGAAACGCTACGACTCACCATCAATCCAG aatgtAGACTCCCCCCGTGGCCTCGACGGCTCCAACGTGCCTTGTGTGGCCGACCAGATCCTGCAGGCGGTTAAAGGCATGGACCCTCAAATGGTGGCGTCCGTTTTGTCGGAGCTGGGGTCTGACCCGCAGACAGTTCATCATGCTGGGTTTGACACTGAGATCAAAGAAATCCTCAACCTGTTGGAGGGGGCAGGGGTCAAGACCCAGATGAAGGCTGTGGACGACATCGATGATGAGGAGAAGTTCCTGTACGGAGACTCTGAGGAGCCCAAACCTCCACCGGTGTCCGAGCCGGTCCGACACCATGGGCTAGATATGTACGGAGATGTGACGGAGGAGGCGCTGTACGGAGATTACCCCCAAACAAAAGCCACCATCGTTCAGACCTTTGGCCTCCCCCCAGGGGCCTCATCTCACCTCCAGGCCCCATCCACCACAGAAGAGCTGGACCCAAAGAACGCTAGTTGTTCCATTATCAGCCCGGACCAGAACACAGCAGTACAGGTGTCAAACCCAGCCCAACCCTCGGGTACGGAGTCACTGGAGGAGTATGAGAAGATCCAGGACCTGCTGAAGACCATTGGCCTCGACTTGGGTGTCACAGAGATCAGCAATATGGCTGCTAGGACCAAGGAGCGTCTCCACGGAAACAAGCCTGCGAAGGCGCCCACGCGTCGCAGGCGGTACTCCTCTGACAGCTCGCACGGCAGCCAAGGTCGCAGGAGGCCGAGCCGGAGCGGCAgttccagcagcaggagcaggagtcGCAGCTGGGGGGGGAAACGGGGGAAGAGTTGGAGCAGTGACGACAGCTGCAGGAAGTCGGCTCCAAACAAATCTGTCAAAGACGAGACAAATGTCGAACAGAAAATCACAGCCCCGCCACCACACAACGAACTGCTGCCACAGATCCCTGACCCCCAGACCCTCCCTCCTCATTCTGGGGTGCCCATACCCACCTACCCCCCCCCACAGGTCCATGGTATGATGCCCCCTAATTACCCCCCACCAGGTTATGGCCAGTATGGAAACTACCTGCCCTACATGCACCAGCAGTGGCCACCTCTGTACCCACCCCCCAACATTAGCCTGCCCCCCCAGACCGGCTCCGACGAGTTCCCTCCAGCTCAGCAGTACCAAGAGCCCTACCATAAACTGGCCTCTGAGCCAGAGGCCAAAG GTTCCGTGAAGACATTAGctcaggacagagagaagagcgTCTCGAAACTCAGCAGCTACGACAGGAAAGTGTCTGAGGAGCAGAACAATGAGAGTCAGAAACAAAAG GTTTTGGAAGAGCGGGAGAAGCTGAAACacgagagggaggtgaggatgaagaagaaggattATCtgatgaaggagctggagagactCAGAAAGCAACAGG GTGAGCTCTTGAGGAAGAAGCGCAGGGAGAAAGAAGGTCACAAAGACCCTCTGCTGCAAGAGATCAGCCGACTGCAGGAGGAGGTCATGACTCAGATCTCTAACCTCCGCAAGGAGCATGAGGCCGCCGAGAAGAAACGTAACGAGATCGACAAAGTGGCGCTCATCCTTGGCCTCAGCCCGGCCGACCGGCCACGCAGAGTCAGCAAACCAACTGAAGACCAGAGCGTTCCGCcgccagagaagaagagacgaGAGGCAGAGAGTCCGGAGGGACGACAGGCGTCTAGCAGCTCTACGTTAAAG AACTCAGCAGCGCCGCCATCTATGTCGCAGAGAGCGACACCTGTCAGCGCCCCACCTGCGACCCCTCCCCCAGAGCCGTTTGAATACTATGACGCTGGAAACCACTGGTGCAAAAACTGTAACGTCACCTCCGGCTCCATGTTTGATTTTTTCACGCACTTGCAAAGCAAAACCCATCGAAAG ACTCTTGACCCGTACGACCGGCCCTGGGCCTCCACATCAACCAAAATCATCAAGAACACGCCACCGGAGGAGAAACTGACTAAACCTGCCAAAG GTTCGGAGTTCCTGCAGCCCGTCCGAGGATTCTTCTGCCTAATCTGTAAAGAGTTTTATGGAGACGCCATCTGTGCAGAGGAGCATGTCACCACGCACGCTCACAACGAGAAATACAAG AAACAAATGTATGAGAATCCGCTGTATGAACAGAGAAGGAACCTGGATCGACAGGCGGGACTAGGCGTGGACACAGGTGGAAAGAAACGCAAGCATGACGCCGACGCCGacgagaaaagcagcaaatacaAGGAGGAAAAGGccaaacacaaaaaagagaagaaagacaaagagaaaaagaatgaaGATGACAATGCTGCTCTGAAGGAAGAAAAATCTATATtcaaaaaggaggaggaggagcatagACTGAAAGACAACAAGACAGGGGAGGATTTTAAAAGTACCAAGAATCTGGAAGAGGAGCGATCTTCTAACATTAAGAAAGATGAGGACGAAAACTATAAATGCAACAAAAGGGAAGATAAATACCACTACAGCGAAGAGGAGAGGGGTGACCGACACAGAAACAGCAGAGCAGAAGAGCTTCGCTACCGGCATCGCAATAACGACGATGAGAGATATTATGACCGCCCAAAATATGGTATgagagaggatgatgaagaaaagtataaatacagtaaatatccTTCAGACTCAATATCCAAATATGACAAAGAACGAGATGAAGGTAACCCCAAGACTCGGAGAGAAGCGTTTAAAAAGCCTGAGCTTGGGAAACCAGCAGGGAAACCAGAGGTCACCAAACCTGAACCTCAACCAAAGCCCTACGACCCGCCCAAAATCTTTTGTGGTCCCAGTCCTGCCATGAGGGCCAAGCTCCGCAAACAGAGCCTGGAGGCTGGCAAGCCCGCCCCAGCAGTCACAGCCCCGACATTTGGAAAGTTCACttggaagaagaaggagaacacGCTGACAAAGGTTGCTGAGAAAATCGCTGCTGAGTTCATCAAGGAAGATGAAGCAGCTGCAAGCCTACAGCTAGTCTGTGTGGAGGATTCTTTTGCTAAATCTGTAGCTGTTGCTAAAGAGATTGCAGAGAAGCTTGGGGGTAACCCGCCAATGCCTCCTCCTTGGGTGTCCAATGGAGCCAACCGAGGAAGAATCCGGCCCAACCTCCCAGCCCCTGCTGCAGTCTTGAGGAAAACGACCATGATGGGTAAACCTGCACCTCTGAATACCTTTCTCTCAATCAGACCCcaaaacacaactttacaaGGACCTCCTCTAAAAGACctgccgctgatctctgatggTCTCTCAAAAGCTCGAAGTGCTCAAAACGCATTGGAAGTTAAATCTCCACCTAAACCGTTAGAAGTTAGTCTTCCATTGCCAGTGTCCATACAATCCCCAATTGAGGTTAAACCTGCACCAGCAGTTTCTGAGTCAGTGTCAACTGAGGCTAAGCCCACACTCACTCAAGCTAAGGCTACACCCACTCCGATCAAGGCCACACCCACTCAGATCAAGGCCACACCCACTTCGATCAAGGCCACACCCGCTCAAGCTACGGTCACACCCACTCCGATCAAGGCCACACCCGCTCAAGCTAAGGCCACACCCACTCCGATCAAGGCCACACTCCCTCAGTTCAAGGCCACACCCATTCAGGCCAGTTCCACAGAACCAGAGGGTAGACCTCAGTCATCTGtggctcctcctgcttcctcggAGGCCAAACCTCCACAATCAATGGTGGTAAAGATAGTGTCTGACGTTGCAGCGCCTGGTGTCCCAGAGAACGAGCAAACTCGTACTGTGTTCGTCAAGCCTCCACCTTTTATGAACATGACTGACAGATTTCCGAAGTCTGAGAAACTGAAGAGTAACCTGGCTGCAGCCAAGGCCAGGGAATTATTTGGCATCTTCTACAGTGGCATCAGCCAATCGGGTCCTTCTTCCATCACAAAATCCGACTCCAGAGCTGACAAGAATAGCCCTCTTCCACTTCCAGCTCCTCAAGGACTAAATCTACAACCTCCGGCCGAAACCCAGTTCCAACCTACAACTGACGTCcagacatcaccacaaccagacTCAACCAGTTACTCACCAAATTCCCAATCCAAGATTAAATCTGAAATTCAGATTGCTTCAGTTTGGTCCTTGAAGTCTGGCCCTGCTCCAACACCAGAGGAGACTCTTTCTGAAACGCCCTCAGCAACAACTCAACCAAAACGGACTCCTTCACCTCAGATAGAGACTCAGAGTGTAACTCAAATCGAGTTCCAAATTCCCCTACAAACTGAAAGTGCCGAGCCCGATTCAACACCTCAAACTCTGCTGAAATCAGCTCAGGACTCCCGGTCTCATACAGAGTCCAATCCTGATGCAACTCCAGAACCTGAACCCAAAGCAAGCCCCAAAACTAGAGGCAAGAAAACTCCCCCTGCCTCCGGCCCTGTCAGACAAACTCGATCCCAAACCAGATACCAGACTCGgcggcagcagcaacagcagggCCAGTTTGAGCTACAATCAGAGATAGCTTCAGGGAACTCTGAATCAGCAGTTTCCGACCCAAAAATTCTGGACACATCGGACCCAGACACTGGGTCTCAGTCAGAGGAGGGGAACCCCAGTGAGGTAGACCCTCAAGTGATGGAGATCACCACTGAAACACTCGGCCTCCCCTCTGACATGACCTCCTTGGACTTTGAGTATGATTTTAACTTTGAGTAG
- the mea1 gene encoding LOW QUALITY PROTEIN: male-enhanced antigen 1 (The sequence of the model RefSeq protein was modified relative to this genomic sequence to represent the inferred CDS: deleted 2 bases in 1 codon), which produces MEVRSSAMGPERVLPSSEDELGENERTANGTLPLPSPGAMWSGGQGGGEEEEEEGEELELNGEGEEEGGYYYQPLNQDPESVHVIEDAEPSNAEQLQQRIEVMGLHLPEAPPLDSDEEDDPEGAASLRSRASIPMDADHVELVKRTMAAVALPSLGVPAWAQEISDDQWMDMVHHTLQSRHTAGTAGTLRLSHHRDISGP; this is translated from the exons ATGGAAGTGCGGAGCTCCGCCATGGGACCGGAGAGAGTCTTACCGAGCTCCGAGGACGAGCTGGGAGAAAACGAACGTACGGCCAATGGAACGCTGCCGCTTCCGTCGCCGGGAGCCATGTGGAGTGGGGGccagggagggggagaggaggaggaggaggagggagaagagttGGAGCTGAATggcgagggggaggaggaggggggttaTTATTATCAACCTTTGAACCAGGATCCTGAGAGCGTGCACGTCATTGAGGACGCGGAGCCTTCAAAcgctgagcagctgcagcagaggatcGAG GTGATGGGCCTCCACCTTCCTGAAGCTCCGCCCCTTGAcagtgatgaggaggacgaCCCAGAGGGGGCGGCGTCTCTGAGGAGCCGAGCCTCCATCCCCATGGACGCAG ACCACGTGGAGCTGGTGAAGAGGACAATGGCAGCGGTGGCCCTGCCGTCACTCGGCGTGCCGGCGTGGGCCCAGGAAATCTCCGACGACCAGTGGATGGACATGGTCCACCACACGCTGCAGAGCCGGCACACCGCCGGCACA GCCGGCACCCTGCGCCTCAGCCACCATCGGGACATCAGCGGGCCCTGA
- the ppp2r5d gene encoding serine/threonine-protein phosphatase 2A 56 kDa regulatory subunit delta isoform isoform X1 — protein MLWSRGKPSPGSQSDNLAPGRTKVSDIDQLTASDSRGRASRRLRENTPSPRFKMPNKTKKDKETNKSAKSTKSNSNTSCGIDHATDSTDEVQQSGSKRPSNSTPPPTQLNKIKYSGGAQLVKRERRQSSSRFSLTKNRELQKLPALKDAPPVECEELFVQKLRQCCVLFDFIIDPLSDLKYKEVKRAGLNEMVEHITHNSDVVTEVIYPEAVVMFSVNLFRALPPSSNPTGAEFDPEEDEPTLEAAWPHLQLVYEFFLRFLESTDFQPNIAKKYIDQKFVLSLLELFDSEDPRERDFLKTILHRIYGKFLGLRAYIRRQINNIFYRFIYETEHHNGIAELLEILGSIINGFALPLKEEHKMFLIRVLLPLHKVKSLSVYHPQVRPHIVCDIISDVLRTGCNHVSVSPQLAYCVVQFLEKDSSLTEPVIMGLLKFWPKTHSPKEVMFLNELEEILDVIEPSEFVKVQEPLFRQLAKCVSSPHFQVAERALYYWNNEYIMSLISDNATVILPIMFPALYKNSKSHWNKTIHGLIYNALKLFMEMNQKLFDDCTQQYKAEKQKEKYKVKEREEIWHKIKELAQQNPQTNKLHPLRPGLPPQDEYMMYSDSTVAVYSMEVETPTVEDIQLLKKTVESEASQGVKKDQALMRRRSELPQDVFTIKALEAHKRAEEYLTANQEAL, from the exons ATGTTATGGTCGCGAGGCAAACCCTCACCCGGCAGCCAATCAGATAACTTGGCACCGGGACGGACGAAGGTATCAGACATAGACCAACTGACAGCGTCTGATTCCCGGGGAAGAGCATCACGGAGGCTCCGGGAAAACACACCCAGCCCCAGATTCAAGATGCCGAACAAAACCAAGAAGGACAAG gaaacaaacaaatctgcCAAAAGCACGAAGAGCAACAGCAACACGAGTTGTGGGATAGATCATGCCACAGACAGTACAGATGAG gtgcaGCAGAGCGGCAGTAAACGTCCCAGTAACAGCACGCCTCCTCCCACGCAGCTCAACAAGATCAAATATTCAGGAGGTGCTCAGCTGGTGAAGAGGGAACGTCGTCAGAGCTCGTCACGCTTCAGCCTCACGAAGAACCGAGAGCTCCAGAAGCTCCCTGCGCTCAAAG atgcaCCCCCGGTGGAGTGTGAGGAGCTGTTTGTGCAGAAGCTGCGTCAGTGCTGCGTCCTGTTTGATTTCATCATCGACCCACTCAGTGACCTCAAATACAAAGAGGTGAAGAGGGCGGGGCTCAACGAGATGGTGgagcacatcacacacaacagtgaCGTGGTGACCGAGGTCATCTACCCCGAGGCCGTCGTCATG TTTTCAGTGAACTTGTTCCGGGCTCTTCCTCCGTCATCAAACCCGACCGGAGCGGAGTTCGATCCCGAGGAGGACGAACCCACGCTGGAGGCTGCCTGGCCTcacctgcag CTCGTATATGAGTTCTTCCTTCGATTTCTGGAGTCTACAGATTTTCAGCCAAACATCGCCAAAAAATACATCGACCAGAAGTTTGTTTTGTCG CTTCTGGAGCTGTTTGACAGCGAGgaccccagagagagagactttctGAAGACCATCCTCCACCGTATCTACGGCAAGTTCCTCGGCCTCCGAGCCTACATCCGCCGCCAGATCAACAACATCTTCTACAG atttatttatGAGACCGAACATCACAACGGAATCGCTGAGCTGCTGGAGATACTgggcag tATTATCAATGGCTTCGCTCTACCGTTGAAAGAAGAACACAAGATGTTTCTGATTCGAGTTTTGTTGCCCCTTCACAAAGTGAAGTCTCTGAGCGTCTACCATCCTCAGGTCAGGCCTCACATtgtctgtgacatcatcagtgatgTCCTCAGGACTGGATGTAACCATgtgagtgtctctcctcagctGGCGTACTGTGTGGTCCAGTTCCTGGAGAAGGACAGCAGCCTCACCGAACCG GTGATCATGGGTCTGCTGAAGTTCTGGCCAAAGACTCACAGTCCAAAGGAGGTGATGTTCCTGAACGAACTGGAGGAGATCCTGGACGTCATTGAGCCGTCAGAGTTTGTCAAAGTCCAGGAGCCGCTCTTCAGACAGCTCGCCAAGTGTGTGTCCAGCCCACACTTCCAG GTGGCAGAGCGAGCGTTGTATTATTGGAATAACGAGTACATCATGAGTCTGATCAGTGACAACGCCACCGTGATCCTCCCCATCATGTTCCCTGCTCTCTACAAGAACTCCAAGAGCCACTGGAacaa gacGATCCATGGTCTGATCTACAACGCTCTGAAACTCTTCATGGAAATGAACCAGAAACTGTTTGACGACTGTACACAACAGTACAAGGCTGAGAAACAGaa AGAGAAAtacaaagtgaaagagagagaggagatctGGCACAAGATCAAAGAGCTGGCCCAACAAAACCCACAG ACCAACAAGCTCCACCCTCTCCGCCCTGGACTCCCCCCCCAGGATGAG tacatGATGTACAGTGACAGTACTGTAGCTGTGTACTCGATGGAAGTAGAAACTCCGACAGTTGAAGACATTCAGCTGCTGAAGAAGACAGTGGAGAGTGAGGCCTCACAG GGTGTGAAGAAGGACCAGGCTCTGATGAGGAGAAGGTCTGAACTTCCTCAGGACGTCTTCACCATCAAAGCTCTGGAGGCTCATAAGAGAGCAGAGGAGTAtctgacagccaatcaggaggcTCTCTGA
- the ppp2r5d gene encoding serine/threonine-protein phosphatase 2A 56 kDa regulatory subunit delta isoform isoform X2 — protein MLWSRGKPSPGSQSDNLAPGRTKVSDIDQLTASDSRGRASRRLRENTPSPRFKMPNKTKKDKETNKSAKSTKSNSNTSCGIDHATDSTDEVQQSGSKRPSNSTPPPTQLNKIKYSGGAQLVKRERRQSSSRFSLTKNRELQKLPALKDAPPVECEELFVQKLRQCCVLFDFIIDPLSDLKYKEVKRAGLNEMVEHITHNSDVVTEVIYPEAVVMFSVNLFRALPPSSNPTGAEFDPEEDEPTLEAAWPHLQLVYEFFLRFLESTDFQPNIAKKYIDQKFVLSLLELFDSEDPRERDFLKTILHRIYGKFLGLRAYIRRQINNIFYRFIYETEHHNGIAELLEILGSIINGFALPLKEEHKMFLIRVLLPLHKVKSLSVYHPQLAYCVVQFLEKDSSLTEPVIMGLLKFWPKTHSPKEVMFLNELEEILDVIEPSEFVKVQEPLFRQLAKCVSSPHFQVAERALYYWNNEYIMSLISDNATVILPIMFPALYKNSKSHWNKTIHGLIYNALKLFMEMNQKLFDDCTQQYKAEKQKEKYKVKEREEIWHKIKELAQQNPQTNKLHPLRPGLPPQDEYMMYSDSTVAVYSMEVETPTVEDIQLLKKTVESEASQGVKKDQALMRRRSELPQDVFTIKALEAHKRAEEYLTANQEAL, from the exons ATGTTATGGTCGCGAGGCAAACCCTCACCCGGCAGCCAATCAGATAACTTGGCACCGGGACGGACGAAGGTATCAGACATAGACCAACTGACAGCGTCTGATTCCCGGGGAAGAGCATCACGGAGGCTCCGGGAAAACACACCCAGCCCCAGATTCAAGATGCCGAACAAAACCAAGAAGGACAAG gaaacaaacaaatctgcCAAAAGCACGAAGAGCAACAGCAACACGAGTTGTGGGATAGATCATGCCACAGACAGTACAGATGAG gtgcaGCAGAGCGGCAGTAAACGTCCCAGTAACAGCACGCCTCCTCCCACGCAGCTCAACAAGATCAAATATTCAGGAGGTGCTCAGCTGGTGAAGAGGGAACGTCGTCAGAGCTCGTCACGCTTCAGCCTCACGAAGAACCGAGAGCTCCAGAAGCTCCCTGCGCTCAAAG atgcaCCCCCGGTGGAGTGTGAGGAGCTGTTTGTGCAGAAGCTGCGTCAGTGCTGCGTCCTGTTTGATTTCATCATCGACCCACTCAGTGACCTCAAATACAAAGAGGTGAAGAGGGCGGGGCTCAACGAGATGGTGgagcacatcacacacaacagtgaCGTGGTGACCGAGGTCATCTACCCCGAGGCCGTCGTCATG TTTTCAGTGAACTTGTTCCGGGCTCTTCCTCCGTCATCAAACCCGACCGGAGCGGAGTTCGATCCCGAGGAGGACGAACCCACGCTGGAGGCTGCCTGGCCTcacctgcag CTCGTATATGAGTTCTTCCTTCGATTTCTGGAGTCTACAGATTTTCAGCCAAACATCGCCAAAAAATACATCGACCAGAAGTTTGTTTTGTCG CTTCTGGAGCTGTTTGACAGCGAGgaccccagagagagagactttctGAAGACCATCCTCCACCGTATCTACGGCAAGTTCCTCGGCCTCCGAGCCTACATCCGCCGCCAGATCAACAACATCTTCTACAG atttatttatGAGACCGAACATCACAACGGAATCGCTGAGCTGCTGGAGATACTgggcag tATTATCAATGGCTTCGCTCTACCGTTGAAAGAAGAACACAAGATGTTTCTGATTCGAGTTTTGTTGCCCCTTCACAAAGTGAAGTCTCTGAGCGTCTACCATCCTCAG ctGGCGTACTGTGTGGTCCAGTTCCTGGAGAAGGACAGCAGCCTCACCGAACCG GTGATCATGGGTCTGCTGAAGTTCTGGCCAAAGACTCACAGTCCAAAGGAGGTGATGTTCCTGAACGAACTGGAGGAGATCCTGGACGTCATTGAGCCGTCAGAGTTTGTCAAAGTCCAGGAGCCGCTCTTCAGACAGCTCGCCAAGTGTGTGTCCAGCCCACACTTCCAG GTGGCAGAGCGAGCGTTGTATTATTGGAATAACGAGTACATCATGAGTCTGATCAGTGACAACGCCACCGTGATCCTCCCCATCATGTTCCCTGCTCTCTACAAGAACTCCAAGAGCCACTGGAacaa gacGATCCATGGTCTGATCTACAACGCTCTGAAACTCTTCATGGAAATGAACCAGAAACTGTTTGACGACTGTACACAACAGTACAAGGCTGAGAAACAGaa AGAGAAAtacaaagtgaaagagagagaggagatctGGCACAAGATCAAAGAGCTGGCCCAACAAAACCCACAG ACCAACAAGCTCCACCCTCTCCGCCCTGGACTCCCCCCCCAGGATGAG tacatGATGTACAGTGACAGTACTGTAGCTGTGTACTCGATGGAAGTAGAAACTCCGACAGTTGAAGACATTCAGCTGCTGAAGAAGACAGTGGAGAGTGAGGCCTCACAG GGTGTGAAGAAGGACCAGGCTCTGATGAGGAGAAGGTCTGAACTTCCTCAGGACGTCTTCACCATCAAAGCTCTGGAGGCTCATAAGAGAGCAGAGGAGTAtctgacagccaatcaggaggcTCTCTGA